Below is a genomic region from Periplaneta americana isolate PAMFEO1 chromosome 7, P.americana_PAMFEO1_priV1, whole genome shotgun sequence.
GTAGTGACCATTACAAGATAAAATTGGTATAATGGTATCTTTTGTTATAGAAAGTTATGTAAAAGACTAAAGTTTTGTGACATTCTGTGAATACAAACATCTTTAAAAGCTGGGGATTCATAGCCACATCAGGGGGAAACCTATAATGTGTGATTAGGGGTGAAAGTGGGGTATATGTAAGGCTTCACATGCATACATGGTCATGAACACTCCGACATAAATCTGCAGTTGTTTCTTTGCAGTCCTTCGAAGACACAAACCCCAACAACAGTTACCACTGACATCTCAGAACTGCAGCTGGAAGTGGAATAAGTACTCAGACAGTGAAGGTCCATACCAATAGTTTTGAATCCAAAATTCATTTGCTTACAATTTTCACTTCGTTATATAAGTAGTTACAGaaagaataaatataattatcGGAAACTTTAGATACACAATTAGTATTAAAACCTAATGATTTGTGCTCTAACAGGTAACATTGCATTACCTACCTCTGTAATCAATATTTCTTTCGATTATATTTCGTTGTTAGTTATACCGGTACATATTATAGAAAAGTGGACAGAATAGTAAGAATAAACATCAACATGAAACTGAATTTAATCAGTTAAGTTCCATTTCAGAGATACTTTGAACCTGTATGTTTTCAACTGTTGAAGACCACAAAGAAGACTCTGTGCAGATACCACTCTTGAAGATGGCATCTAGTCCTGATATATTTCAGTGGCTAGGTGAATCATACACTGTCAgtacaagtgaaaatatttgggagaaCACCTCGTGGACATATCAGGAACAAAATACTTCTAACTGTAAGTACGTATAGTCAATTATTAACGAGAGATAATACGGATGTAATGAATACAATATTATGGCTGAAAGAATTGTGTCCATCTGCTTGAAGATTAACTTATTATCTACATCTTAACATTTGACTCAGGCAACAAATAAGTACAATAttatctaaaattaaaattagattgCTGACAGGAACCTACGTCagatatttaataaaagaaacaCTCCTTCTTAACACACTAGTACAATATCTTCAGATATATTTTAAGAGATATGTTTTCTGATAAGTTGCTAGTGTGTAACTAACAAGTACCTAATTGAATCGGTTAAGTACCGgtatttcgaaaatgtaatatgtgatatTTTCACGCATTTTACTTTTTTCAACCAGAGTGCTCTTTACCCTTTCCTGTAACATATTATTggtaaaaaatcattaaaaaaaaagtcacatatttcatctaGTGAATAATAAACTGAGTTTTAGtttgattaatgtaataaatgctactGAAGTAGTTTGTGCAGAACTGTAcatgttacgttttcgaaatatccgattcaattaataataagtctaaaaaacttattgtttgactagccgtacccgtgtgctccgctgcacctgttagaaataaatataaagtaattacataattaaaataggatgtttcatccagggaacattcgtgtttgatagaaggataaatcgtttaatatgttacttaatttaaattgtatttaaataattaaaatgcgatcattttggtccagagagcactcagaagttactgcaataacattatagcattatgtccatctagagaaactacactttccattggtgaaataataattatacaaatcagttaatttagctttcgatattacttcatacaaacacaaaaacgttctctgtaggctatctttcatagcttttgattgttgttgtccaaggtcccttatagacgtagtcatttgttttcatttcattacactgccttagatggcattgtattttaattttaaaactcatttatctcattaaatatcagtcctatcaaaatttttcagagaataaaacttatcggaaataatttttaaataaacttttgttaccATAAAGacaggtgactttgaacagtaatttagcgcctttctaaattaaatgctgtgcccaattgcgataaaactatttaagttgtcaataaactagttcAGTTCTTTCGCAATAGGgtgcagcatttaatttagaaaggcgctaaattactgttcaaagtcacctcggcgttcaaagtcaccccactttacggtatgtaacatatttaataaaaatcaataataagcgagatatttcgatttatttaattcaggctcccttataaccccccttttaaataacgtattttgaatgtcatatagcctaaaatctaagttacagcgaacttaatttatattccaattttcatataaactggttcagccattatcgcgtgaaaaggtaacaaacatccaaacagacagacagacagacagacatacaaacaaacaaaaatttcaaaaaagcgattttcggtttcagggtggttaattatatatgttaggaccaattatttttggaaaatcgaaaattaccagaaaaatttcggctacagatttattattagtatagatttaggtTACATGATAGTTATAATTAAAAGTCAAAATTAAAATCAAAGATTAAAAATCATATAAAGTTGTTATAACCACACAAATTGACAATCAATGTAAATTcagaaaaaatataattgcttAATGCATTAGGATTATCAATTACATACTTGAGATAACATATCAAACTAAATCATCAAACTAAAAACTAAATGGaaaaactgttcactaaaaaATTCGGATTGCTATTCCCATCCATAAATATAACAGGTATCTATAATGCTATTTTTTGTTCAAATCAAACAACAAGGCTCAATATTTTACTTAGGGCCTAGTATTAGCAACAGAAGACATTAATTTTTACATCTTTCCACACAGATGCTGATTTCTCAATTTTAGTGCAATACAACAAAAGCAGTTTTCCGGATTTTATTCATCTGCTGAATGACAAAGCACTAGAGGAGCACACCACTCTGCCCTTCACAACCTCAGCAGCTCATTTGGGACTCAGCACTGGTCTGCTCCTAGCAATTCTACTGAACTCGAGACTGGATGCCATCAAGGTTAGAATTACGATAAATATCAACTCGGTAACCACACAGGAGTAACATCAGATTTCAAGCCCTCAGAAGTGTGCTTTTCAGTCTTTGTTAATGGCTGAGAAAAAATGtgatgcattaatttttttaacgacCCTcgtaaatgttgcattttctctGAAGTGTCGATAAATCCTGctgaatatttcataatttgaaatCCTGCGATCAGAGAATCTTCTCTCGTAAATGCAGCATGCTTTTCTTGCATTACTGTCTGCTAGTCTATACATGTAAACCATGTCCGTCATTTCTGAATTTGTGTAATTCATTGTAATAAACAAGAACCTAACAAATCAAGTGAAAGCATGAAGAGCTACTAATGATGCAACCATAGAGCAATTGGTTAACGGCCTAAATATGTATACTACACGTACCTACCCTGCCAAATGGagtatttttttcaaatcatgCTATTTTGTGCGTAGAACTACCTCCCTAACCTGTTGAAACGTTTTAGACATACCCAGAATATTCACAAATAGTGACGAATAAAGGAAAAAATTCTACATTCAAGTCTTGGTAACATGACATCACAATAACGATTGTGACttctattatgttgttgttgttgttttctaatgccaggcgtttgacaaagtcatttgacctcttgcactccaatatttttcaaagatattatcatggtcagccactgaagcacagattttgaggtgttccgaatccatttcttggtttgagttgcacaatgggcagttggggactgatatattccaattctatgcaggtttttggccaaacaatcatggcctgctgccaatctaaatgcagctacagacgattttcgtggtaaatcgggaattaactgtggattttgatagagttccattttttcccttgagattgtgttatcaaattttgtttgttgaagtctaagtatgtagatttaataaatcttttcacagagtaatacgtagatttagtaacaggtctgtaagtagcagtgctgcccttctttgcaaatgcatccgcattctcgtttcccaggattccacaatgggatggtatccattggaatacaattcttttattgagtgatattaattgagagagcattttagttatttctgctgtttgagatgaaggtgtgtgtttagagacgattgatagaatagctgctttggagtctgacaatataactgcattcttaaatttattgatgtgaaatagaagattcctgagactttcatttattgcaacgatttctccatcaaaacttgttgttccatatccaagagatctataaagtgagaagagacagcacgtaacacctgcaccggcaccttgttctctggagatcaaggatccgtcggtgtataaatgaagccagttttgtggaggctacctaatattaattgtctctaaagacaattgtttcattatttcagtgtttacttctgatttcagtatttcttctgttaaatttagattatattctatatttaatagagttaaagggtttggtttaatttgtaagttttcttttaaattcgggatattgattttctgttttaattcttgaaccatggatatgaaacttttttgagtttgaCCTTTATCATAGAAGATGGATAACATGTAGATAACAGATATTGTAAGAACTTACTGGGAAGACAGTCACTTCAACTGAAAAAGTAGAAAAATAAATCAACAGAACAATATTTCTCTGTTTTGTCACAGGCGAAGTCATTCCTGGTGTGCTTTGAAACAATGGTCCTGCGCTTTCTATTTGCTGCTATATGCCTCGTCCTTACACTAGCTGCAGCTCCTATTTTGGGACTATTCACAGTTTTCCTAATGTGCTACCGCCAAGGAATACATTTGTTCCTTAAAGCAACAAGGCCCCACTATGTTAGTCTCTTGGATGGACTTGATGCAGTATGGGCCATAgaggaagaaacaaataaatccgtcattaatgTTCTTGCACTCATTGAAGTTGAGAATATTGAACAAGGACGTAACCTTCTAGAAAATTTCAggtaagaataatattattagctttcttATCTTTTTTATGGACATAATCAAAAGccttaaaaaaaaacttgatcaTTTTCTACACTATGTAAATTCATAAAATTTGAGAATCctgttgcattgtatttatttacattccatggtattcatacgttgcttcacagctagaatatggaatatgtaaaaaagaaatcttaatagtactacagtataatatggtcttaattatagtcacagtctatttgaaatacatacagaagagttttacaatatagtctactagtacaacagaaaggtttaatatcaatacttaatacaagacagaaatattcatgaagcgttgttgaaatgtcataaattcacttacagaatagaaggcgtgagaaatttggccttaaataatcttatgctttgaatttaattttttatatccataggaagCTATATTCCAATTGTGTAAATACTGTTACAAATCTAACTTTAAGTTAAAGATGTTTCCTTTGTTGAAGAAACTATTGCCCATAAAGTCATTTTTATATTGATCAtattataatttcggaatatgtatgataagaactttcttgtgttaaatattattaacgtaccttgttaacatgtttcgacctattttcgttcatcttcgaaacatgttaacaaggtacgttaataatatttaacacaagaaagttcttatcatacatattccgaagtgatatagtgttaaaagttgtgtaatcaagatgtacattaaaattattctaCATCATACAACTGGTGCTATTACAGTCGTCTAAAAATTTCAGAAAGTTACAAATAGCTTTACCAGACTGAAATTAATAGAGAACTTacttcagaacaaagattatgacAATGAGAAAACCGCTGCATTTCATgactattattattgacaataataacattaatatgagttaataactgaaataaaatacgtATCAGAAAGTGTTACATACATAATGActttttttctctaaaaaaattttaaaatattccatctTAACTGGTACTGAAATTTGAAGTATTGGGAGTCTATATTAATACTCTCTTTCagcatttaaattattatctttTGTTTCAGAAAAACGGTCATAGGCAGATTTACAAAATCTCCTTTGCCATGTCCGAAAATTTTTTACTTTCGTCGAAAATGTTTAGGTTACTTTTACTGGGAACGACAGACAGAGCTGAGAATCCAAGATTACATACGATCAATGACTGTCATACATGAAGAATCTGCTACGAACAATGAAAACAACGTCTCTAGTGAAATATCCGAAGAAACACTGAATACCTTGATTGCAGAAGTTTGCAATTCTAAACTTCCAGCAAACCACGCAGCTTGCTGGGAAATTTTGGTAGGTTCTCAGTCTATAAAAAAGTCACCGTCACAGACAGCAGATGTATTCCAAGCATTGGAAGAAGGAATTCCTGAAGAGCCATCTACTGGTAGTCTATTGTATCCAATTCTATTTCGTGTCCACCATTCATTGGGGGATGGAATTGCGCTAATGCACCTTCTTGTATCAGCAATGGCCGATATTCTTCCCTGTGTGGGTGAAGAAATACCCACACCACTATCAATACCACCTCCAATGCCTATTCCTAACCGGAAGTTTCCAAGTAATTCTAATTCATCTTTGAAAACAGTAATCTCTGGTACTAATAACACATGCTGTGAGCCAAACGAAAATACAGCCTACTTTAGACATGAAGTTCAATCACCGAAAATCGAAGTGAACCATATAATATCATCTGATAATTGTCAGAAGTTAAGAAAACATATTGAAAACTGCAAGACATTAAAGCAAACACTCACAAGGACTGATGCTGAAGAAAAGCTAGCAGATAGTGAGGTATCTTTAAATGTTCAAAGTGACAAAGAAAATGACATACAGTTTATAGATAAGATCACAGAAGGCGCATGCCAAATAAGTGAGGGAAATGAATCAATTACATATATTCCATTAAAACAATTGAATTCATGTACTgctataaataaagaagaaagatgtCCGGATTCTTACAGACGAAGGCCTTTGCTTTTAACAAACCACAATTCAAATCCTTGCCAACAGTCAACAGAATATCCTGGTCTCAATTCATCTCAGCACCAGCTATGTTACACAAAGACGTTGCAAGACGAACATTCTATCATATCAAAACATTATCCATCTTCGAATTTCAAGAACATTATTAAGGATTCAAAGTTCGAACCTGGTTACAAACTGACAGGTTCTTATAATCAATCATTAAACAGAAAAGTAACTTCAAATGATTTCTCTCAAGCTTTCACTTCAAATCTTCACAACAGTTTGCCTGTTCTAACAAGCCATCAACATTCTTCATTAAACAAAAAAGCTCTTCAAAAACAATCATCCAATACAAACATAGTCAAATCCGAATGCTTCTCTACAAATAGCTTAGCTTCTTTTCAGGAATTCCCTTTCATGGGAAGTATAACAAAATGTATTCAAGATTCTACATGCTCATCTCCAACAAAAAGTAGAGTCTACCTTGAAGAACTACAAACTTCATCATCCAAATTAGAACGACCTACAACTATACATCTATCACAAAAAATCGAATCACAAAAAAGACCGCCTGTTTgtcttttatttgaaaaagatcaCTACATCTCGAAATCTGCAAGTAAATCAACTCAAGACATTCCTTATTTCAACGGTGATCACTGCAATACTACGAAACTTCATTGCTACAACAGAAGTACATCTGATAGTTACATCACAGTCCCTGAAGAGCTCGCATTCAGCAGTGAACCAGTGATACCAACTTCAGACAAAGGTACAAATACTTCCACAACAATATACTACTACAACAACTCATCAGCATTCAAATCTGATGTCTCCTCACAGGCTCTTCAAGAAACTGACAATTGTGTCGCAGACGCTGCAAATAAAATCGAGCATATACCAtgtaataataacacaagtaatcATGTTTCTAGTA
It encodes:
- the LOC138703816 gene encoding uncharacterized protein isoform X2, encoding MFSTVEDHKEDSVQIPLLKMASSPDIFQWLGESYTVSTSENIWENTSWTYQEQNTSNLQYNKSSFPDFIHLLNDKALEEHTTLPFTTSAAHLGLSTGLLLAILLNSRLDAIKAKSFLVCFETMVLRFLFAAICLVLTLAAAPILGLFTVFLMCYRQGIHLFLKATRPHYVSLLDGLDAVWAIEEETNKSVINVLALIEVENIEQGRNLLENFRKTVIGRFTKSPLPCPKIFYFRRKCLGYFYWERQTELRIQDYIRSMTVIHEESATNNENNVSSEISEETLNTLIAEVCNSKLPANHAACWEILVGSQSIKKSPSQTADVFQALEEGIPEEPSTGSLLYPILFRVHHSLGDGIALMHLLVSAMADILPCVGEEIPTPLSIPPPMPIPNRKFPSNSNSSLKTVISGTNNTCCEPNENTAYFRHEVQSPKIEVNHIISSDNCQKLRKHIENCKTLKQTLTRTDAEEKLADSEVSLNVQSDKENDIQFIDKITEGACQISEGNESITYIPLKQLNSCTAINKEERCPDSYRRRPLLLTNHNSNPCQQSTEYPGLNSSQHQLCYTKTLQDEHSIISKHYPSSNFKNIIKDSKFEPGYKLTGSYNQSLNRKVTSNDFSQAFTSNLHNSLPVLTSHQHSSLNKKALQKQSSNTNIVKSECFSTNSLASFQEFPFMGSITKCIQDSTCSSPTKSRVYLEELQTSSSKLERPTTIHLSQKIESQKRPPVCLLFEKDHYISKSASKSTQDIPYFNGDHCNTTKLHCYNRSTSDSYITVPEELAFSSEPVIPTSDKGTNTSTTIYYYNNSSAFKSDVSSQALQETDNCVADAANKIEHIPCNNNTSNHVSSRLVAEKRNSRSERSNDNFERNNCTTATQTSPHVPSPCRSSLLSDAVHLQRPTDNTQLDLTEWNIVDMQIATELGTITEEEVSDKKEPIPSDSHYPSHATTYPDHNNSFVKNINSAHDSKGTTDIKLCHETENINHFIDNCNATTCTAPENADEPHLTSTNGRFKFDKLKKIWSSVTSDENNSENKQTLSSESQLRNQYVELLNTISNSNSSLSKYDRLSNLIQKACALALAPASLIHQALMRDADVNSLHGPLLSGQKVVAWHQDPTGDLLKCIKRVKKNSNNRFTEVFLTALSASLETYFETHKTASSDKVPEVVTVVVPARMEYLSTKQITNVNLTPEMNIKTEKVGNSDVTVPFILQENSDISRHSASDRTGKHCAEFKASHLEKEDIPLPKYTGTDSKTSEDEMRDWVNSNEVREEYIIQLPSQECEDMSQDKTVLLNNRFSLALLTLPITSATVNMKEGSGNAYKTLSPRRRLNEVHHYSELLRKGLDYQVNYWLLRVAATFLPASLLEAVIRSSQSSLVVSNIVGPTQELSLAGNRLRTMMFWIPNRDTTGIGVTVLSYHGHLQIGIIADKALITSKQDAQMILDETVLELYKLDAVISE
- the LOC138703816 gene encoding uncharacterized protein isoform X1, which translates into the protein MFSTVEDHKEDSVQIPLLKMASSPDIFQWLGESYTVSTSENIWENTSWTYQEQNTSNYADFSILVQYNKSSFPDFIHLLNDKALEEHTTLPFTTSAAHLGLSTGLLLAILLNSRLDAIKAKSFLVCFETMVLRFLFAAICLVLTLAAAPILGLFTVFLMCYRQGIHLFLKATRPHYVSLLDGLDAVWAIEEETNKSVINVLALIEVENIEQGRNLLENFRKTVIGRFTKSPLPCPKIFYFRRKCLGYFYWERQTELRIQDYIRSMTVIHEESATNNENNVSSEISEETLNTLIAEVCNSKLPANHAACWEILVGSQSIKKSPSQTADVFQALEEGIPEEPSTGSLLYPILFRVHHSLGDGIALMHLLVSAMADILPCVGEEIPTPLSIPPPMPIPNRKFPSNSNSSLKTVISGTNNTCCEPNENTAYFRHEVQSPKIEVNHIISSDNCQKLRKHIENCKTLKQTLTRTDAEEKLADSEVSLNVQSDKENDIQFIDKITEGACQISEGNESITYIPLKQLNSCTAINKEERCPDSYRRRPLLLTNHNSNPCQQSTEYPGLNSSQHQLCYTKTLQDEHSIISKHYPSSNFKNIIKDSKFEPGYKLTGSYNQSLNRKVTSNDFSQAFTSNLHNSLPVLTSHQHSSLNKKALQKQSSNTNIVKSECFSTNSLASFQEFPFMGSITKCIQDSTCSSPTKSRVYLEELQTSSSKLERPTTIHLSQKIESQKRPPVCLLFEKDHYISKSASKSTQDIPYFNGDHCNTTKLHCYNRSTSDSYITVPEELAFSSEPVIPTSDKGTNTSTTIYYYNNSSAFKSDVSSQALQETDNCVADAANKIEHIPCNNNTSNHVSSRLVAEKRNSRSERSNDNFERNNCTTATQTSPHVPSPCRSSLLSDAVHLQRPTDNTQLDLTEWNIVDMQIATELGTITEEEVSDKKEPIPSDSHYPSHATTYPDHNNSFVKNINSAHDSKGTTDIKLCHETENINHFIDNCNATTCTAPENADEPHLTSTNGRFKFDKLKKIWSSVTSDENNSENKQTLSSESQLRNQYVELLNTISNSNSSLSKYDRLSNLIQKACALALAPASLIHQALMRDADVNSLHGPLLSGQKVVAWHQDPTGDLLKCIKRVKKNSNNRFTEVFLTALSASLETYFETHKTASSDKVPEVVTVVVPARMEYLSTKQITNVNLTPEMNIKTEKVGNSDVTVPFILQENSDISRHSASDRTGKHCAEFKASHLEKEDIPLPKYTGTDSKTSEDEMRDWVNSNEVREEYIIQLPSQECEDMSQDKTVLLNNRFSLALLTLPITSATVNMKEGSGNAYKTLSPRRRLNEVHHYSELLRKGLDYQVNYWLLRVAATFLPASLLEAVIRSSQSSLVVSNIVGPTQELSLAGNRLRTMMFWIPNRDTTGIGVTVLSYHGHLQIGIIADKALITSKQDAQMILDETVLELYKLDAVISE
- the LOC138703816 gene encoding uncharacterized protein isoform X3; amino-acid sequence: MVLRFLFAAICLVLTLAAAPILGLFTVFLMCYRQGIHLFLKATRPHYVSLLDGLDAVWAIEEETNKSVINVLALIEVENIEQGRNLLENFRKTVIGRFTKSPLPCPKIFYFRRKCLGYFYWERQTELRIQDYIRSMTVIHEESATNNENNVSSEISEETLNTLIAEVCNSKLPANHAACWEILVGSQSIKKSPSQTADVFQALEEGIPEEPSTGSLLYPILFRVHHSLGDGIALMHLLVSAMADILPCVGEEIPTPLSIPPPMPIPNRKFPSNSNSSLKTVISGTNNTCCEPNENTAYFRHEVQSPKIEVNHIISSDNCQKLRKHIENCKTLKQTLTRTDAEEKLADSEVSLNVQSDKENDIQFIDKITEGACQISEGNESITYIPLKQLNSCTAINKEERCPDSYRRRPLLLTNHNSNPCQQSTEYPGLNSSQHQLCYTKTLQDEHSIISKHYPSSNFKNIIKDSKFEPGYKLTGSYNQSLNRKVTSNDFSQAFTSNLHNSLPVLTSHQHSSLNKKALQKQSSNTNIVKSECFSTNSLASFQEFPFMGSITKCIQDSTCSSPTKSRVYLEELQTSSSKLERPTTIHLSQKIESQKRPPVCLLFEKDHYISKSASKSTQDIPYFNGDHCNTTKLHCYNRSTSDSYITVPEELAFSSEPVIPTSDKGTNTSTTIYYYNNSSAFKSDVSSQALQETDNCVADAANKIEHIPCNNNTSNHVSSRLVAEKRNSRSERSNDNFERNNCTTATQTSPHVPSPCRSSLLSDAVHLQRPTDNTQLDLTEWNIVDMQIATELGTITEEEVSDKKEPIPSDSHYPSHATTYPDHNNSFVKNINSAHDSKGTTDIKLCHETENINHFIDNCNATTCTAPENADEPHLTSTNGRFKFDKLKKIWSSVTSDENNSENKQTLSSESQLRNQYVELLNTISNSNSSLSKYDRLSNLIQKACALALAPASLIHQALMRDADVNSLHGPLLSGQKVVAWHQDPTGDLLKCIKRVKKNSNNRFTEVFLTALSASLETYFETHKTASSDKVPEVVTVVVPARMEYLSTKQITNVNLTPEMNIKTEKVGNSDVTVPFILQENSDISRHSASDRTGKHCAEFKASHLEKEDIPLPKYTGTDSKTSEDEMRDWVNSNEVREEYIIQLPSQECEDMSQDKTVLLNNRFSLALLTLPITSATVNMKEGSGNAYKTLSPRRRLNEVHHYSELLRKGLDYQVNYWLLRVAATFLPASLLEAVIRSSQSSLVVSNIVGPTQELSLAGNRLRTMMFWIPNRDTTGIGVTVLSYHGHLQIGIIADKALITSKQDAQMILDETVLELYKLDAVISE